ATGTCGTTAATACTTGACTATCTTAGTCAGGTAATTACAATTTGCGGCATTTGATGAAGGTAACCTAGAGGCGCGTATGAAACTGACTTCAAAAGGCAGGTATGCAGTAACTGCAATGCTCGATGTTGCGTTGCATGCCAATATTGGACCTGTGCCTCTTGCAGATATTTCTGAACGTCAGGAAATATCTCTATCATATTTAGAACAATTATTCGCACGTCTTCGTAAAAATGGACTCGTAAGTTCAGTGAGAGGCCCTGGCGGTGGTTATTTACTTGGGCGCGATGCTCATACTATCTCTGTCGGTGATGTGATTAATGCTGTGGACGAGTCTGTTGATGCAACTCGATGTCACGGTGAAGGTGGTGGTTGCCAAAGCGGTATGCGCTGCCTGACACACACATTATGGTCGGATTTAAGTGTGCGAATAGAAGAATTTTTAAACAGTATTTCCCTTGCCGAGCTTGTTTCAAACTCTGATGTGCAATCAGTTGCATCACGTCAGGATAGAAACGTAAGCGATGCGATGAAGCAATTAGATAATATTCAAGTGAGTTGCCAATTATAAATTGGCGTCTAGCGGAGAAAGAAATGAAATTACCGATATATTTAGATTATGCTGCAACCACGCCGGTTGATCAGCGTGTTGCAGACGAAATGATGCAATGCCTGACAATGGATGGTAACTTTGGTAATCCTGCGTCCCGTTCACACCGTTTTGGTTGGCAGGCCGAAGAACTCATTGACCAAGCACGTAATGATATCGCTGATTTAATTAATGCTGACCCGCGCGAAATCGTATTCACATCTGGTGCGACTGAGTCAAACAACCTAGCAATTAAAGGTGCTGCGAACTTCTATCAGAAGAAAGGCAAGCACATCATCACAGTAAAAACAGAGCACAAAGCGGTTATCGATACATGTCGTGAACTTGAGCGTCAAGGTTTTGAAGTGACGTACATGGACGTTGAAGAAAACGGCCTGTTAGACCTGAAAAAGCTTGAAGACGCAATCCGTGAAGACACAATCTTAATCAGTGTAATGCACGTAAACAATGAGCTAGGCGTTATTCAAGACATCGCAACAATTGGTGAAATGTGTCGTGAACGTAAGATTATGTTCCACGTTGATGGTGCACAAAGCGCGGGTAAAGTAGCGATTGATATGAAGCAGCTTAAAGTTGATTTCATGTCATTCTCAGGCCATAAAGCGTATGGCCCTAAAGGTATTGGTGCATTATATGTTCGCCGTAAACCACGTGCGCGCCTTGAAGCGCAAATGCACGGTGGTGGTCATGAACGTGGCATGCGTTCTGGTACATTAGCAACACACCAAATCGTAGGAATGGGTTCGGCTTTCCGTATTGCAAAAGCAGATTTTGAGAAAGATTACGCACACATCAGTGCACTTCGTCAGCGTCTGATCGATGGCATCATGGATATGGAAGAAGTGTACTTCAATGGCACTGTCGACCAGTCTGTACCAGGTATTGTTAACATCAGCTTTAACTATGTTGAAGGTGAGTCTCTTCTGATGGCTGTAAAAGACATTGCAGTATCGTCTGGTTCTGCATGTACATCGGCAAGTCTTGAACCGTCTTATGTACTTCGTGCATTAGGCCGTAACGATGAGTTAGCACATAGCTCGATTCGTTTCAGCATTGGTCGTTTTACCACAGAAGAAGAAATTGATTACACCATCAAGCTTATTAAAGACTCGATTGGTCGTTTGAGAGAAATGTCTCCTCTGTGGGAAATGTTTAAAGACGGTATTGATTTAGATTCAGTTGAATGGGCACACCATTAAACAAGACAGCTTGTATGGACTGTAGCAAGTATATAAGCGGTTAGTGAGGAAAGAGTTATGGCATATAGTGATAAAGTAATTGACCACGTGGAAAACCCACGTAACGTAGGTACGTTAGATAAGAACGACCCAAATGTAGCGACTGGTATGGTTGGCGCGCCAGCTTGTGGTGACGTAATGAAGCTACAGATAAAAGTGTCTGATGAAGGCGTGATTGAAGATGCAAAATTTAAGACATATGGCTGTGGTAGTGCGATTGCATCATCTTCTCTGGTAACTGAGTGGGTGAAAGGTAAAACACTAGATCAAGCTGCTGAAATCAAAAACACAGACATTACTGCTGAACTTGAGCTACCACCTGTTAAAATTCACTGCTCAATCCTTGCGGAAGATGCAATTCAAGCAGCGATTGCAGATTATAAAAACAAGCAGGCGAAGTAAGAGATAAATTATGGCAGTGACATTAACTGAAGCAGCTGCAAATCGTGTGCAGACATTCCTTGCTAACCGAGGAAAGGGTCTTGGCTTGCGAGTCGGTATTAAAACGACTGGTTGCTCAGGTCTTGCGTATGTACTCGAGTTCGTTGATGAGCTTTCAGAAGGTGATGAAGTGTTCGAAGAGATGGGTGTTAAAATCATCGTCGATGCAAAAAGCTTAGTGTATATTGACGGTACTCAGCTTGATTACACCAAAGAAGGTCTCAATGAAGGGTTTAAGTTTATTAACCCAAATCAGAAAGACGAATGTGGCTGTGGTGAAAGCTTCACCGTTTAAACATCTGTAACAGATAGTTTGCTAAAGCCCTGCCTTGGTAGGGCTTTGCTGTATTAGGTCCTTATGCGATATTTTGAATTATTTAATTTACCAGTGAGCTATATCGTGGATTTAACCTTGTTAAATCAGCGTTATTTAGAACTGCAACGTGCGGTACACCCTGATAAGTTTGCGGGAAAAAGTGAACGTGAAAAGTTAATGGCTGTGCAGAAGACATCTGAGATCAATGATGCTTTAGCTGTTTTAAAACATCCAGCGAAGCGTGCTGAGTATATGTTAAGTGAACAAGGTGTTGATATTCGAGCTGAGCAGCAAACATTACAAGATCCTGCTTTTTTAATGCAGCAGATGGAGCTGAGGGAAGCGCTGGAAGACATTCAGCACAGCAGTGACCCTGAAACTGAAATTGACGCATTCGAAGCGCAGATTAAACAGTTAGATACGCAGTATAGTGCGCAACTTGCAGAGCAGCTTGTAAGCCAAGACACCGATGTATTAGAAGTTGCAGCCGATAATATTCGCAAGTTAAAATTCATATATAAATTACGTGAAGAGCTGTCTCGCATTGAAGATAGCCTTTTCGATTAATCTAGCGTCACCACTTAAGTTAAAAGAGTACTATGGCATTATTGCAAATTGCTGAGCCGGGGCAGAGCGCGGCACCTCACGAACATAAATTGGCAATAGGTATCGACTTAGGTACTACAAACTCTTTGGTGGCCACAGTACAAAGTGGTGAAGCCAGAGCGCTAGCGGATATTAATGGCGAAGCCATGTTGCCTTCTGTTGTTAGATATCATGCAGAGAGCGTTACTGTTGGTCAACAAGCGCAGCAAGCTGCTGTAGAAGACCCAACAAATACGCTTATTTCAGTGAAACGCTTTTTAGGTAAATCCGTTTCAGAAGTAACCTCACGTTATCAAAACTTGCCTTATGAATTCGTTGAGCACCAAGGTGCACTGGCTGTAAGCACTGTAGCTGGTCCAATCAATCCGATTCAAGCATCTGCTGAAATCCTAAAATCATTGCATCAAAGAGCAACTGACAGCTTTGCTGGACAAGAAATTGTGGGAAGCGTAATTACGGTACCTGCGTATTTCGATGATGCACAAAGACAAAGCACTAAAGATGCAGCAGAAATCGCAGGTTTAAAAGTGCTACGCCTATTAAATGAGCCAACAGCAGCCGCTGTCGCTTACGGTTTGGACTCTGGTCAGGAAGGTGTGATTGCTGTTTATGACTTAGGTGGTGGTACCTTTGATATTTCAATTCTGCGCTTAAACCAAGGTGTTTTTGAAGTATTGGCAACGGGTGGTGATTCAAGCTTAGGCGGTGATGACTTTGACGCAGTGCTTGTTGAACATTTTAAGTCAACATTACAGCTGAGTGAATTAACACCACAAGAGCTGCGTTTGCTTATTCAAAAAGCGAAAGCCTGTAAAGAAGCGTTGAGTGGGTATGAAACTGTCAATGTAAAGCTTGAACTTCGCGGTGAAGAGCATTTGGTTTCTGTTACGCGTGGTCAATTTGCTGAGCTTGTTGCGCCGCTCGTAAAGCAGACATTACGCGCATGTCGTAGAGCATTAAAAGATGCGGGTGTGGGCAAAGAAGAAGTTTTAGAGGCGGTGATGGTTGGCGGTTCAACGCGTATGCCCGTTATTCGCGAAGCGGTTGGTGAGTTTTTTGAAAAAGAACCGCTAACGTCAATTGACCCTGATCGTGTGGTTGCAATTGGCGCGGCTATTCAAGCTGATATCTTAGCGGGTAACAAACCTGATTCAGATATGCTGTTATTGGACGTTTTACCGCTATCTTTAGGTTTAGAAACCATGGGTGGCTTGGTAGAGAAGATCATTCCTCGCAATACCACAATTCCAGTCGCCCGTGCACAGGAATTCACGACGTTTAAGGATGGCCAAACTGCGATGTCACTGCATGTCCTGCAGGGTGAGCGCGAGTTGGTTGATGACTGTCGTTCACTGGCAAAATTCAGCCTCAAAGGCATTCCGGCCATGGCGGCTGGCGCTGCTCACATTCGGGTGACTTTTAAAGTCGATGCTGATGGCTTATTGAGTGTTTCTGCGAGTGAGAAGTCAACGGGCGTACAAGCAGATATCCAAGTGAAGCCCTCTTTTGGTTTAAGTGATGACCAAGTTGCTCAAATGCTACAAGACTCAATGAGTTTTGCTAAAGAGGATATGCAGGCGCGTATGCTTAAAGAGCAGCAAGTTGAAGCGCTGAGAGTACTTGAAGCGCTAGAAGCTTCTTTAGCGACAGAATCTGCATTATTAAATGAGCAAGAATTAAATAGCCTTAGAGAGGCTATGGCGATGTTAGATGACAAGCGCCAAAATGCGTCTGATCCAGATGCAATCAAGCATGCAATTGAAGTGGTTGATGAAGCAAGTAGTGAATTTGCATCTCGCCGCATGGATGTATCAATCAAACAGGCACTGCAAGGTCAGTCAGTAGACGAGGTTTAATATGCCACAAATTATCTTTTTACCCCATGAAGAGCTTTGTCCTGAGGGCGCAGCAATTGATGCGAAATCTGGCGATACAGTATTGGATGTTGCGTTAAAAAATGGGATCAGCATCCCTCATGCATGTGAAAAGTCATGTGCTTGTACAACGTGCCACGTTGTGATCAGAGAAGGCTTTGACTCAATGGAAGAAAGTGATGAGCTTGAAGATGACATGCTTGACAAAGCATGGGGTTTAGAGCCTGAATCACGTTTGGGTTGTCAAGCCGTGATTAACGATGAAGACTTAGTGGTTGAGATACCAAAGTATAATTTGAATATCGTTAATGAAGAACACTAATTTATAATACTGATTTAAAAGGCTGTAGCTAATCACTACAGCCTTTTTTGTTTGGAGCGTAGCAAAATGTTTAAAAAAGGACAGACTTTACATTCAATCATCGATGGCGCTAGTCATAGTAGTTGTGATTTGCTGCCAGTATACAACCCCGCAGATGGTTGCTTATTGGCTAATGTGACGCAAATAAACATCGATGATGCCGACTCTGCTGTAGAAGTGGCCAGTAAGTGCTTTGAACAATTAAAAACAACGACGGCACAAGCTCGCAGCACTGTTTTGTATAGATGGTATCAGCTGATCATGGACAATCAATCTCGGCTTGCTGAATTGGTAACCTTGGAGCAAGGCAAGCCAATACAAGAATCTAATGCGGAGGTGGTTTACGCAGCAGGTTATGTACGTTGGTTTGCGCAGCAGGCTGAAAGGGCATATGGTATGGTCATCCCTCCCCATACACCTAATCATCAAATTACCTCGAATAAGCAGGGCGTCGGTATTGTGCTTGGCATTACGCCGTGGAATTTCCCTTTGGCGATGATCACACGCAAAGTCGCACCTGCCTATGCAGCAGGGTGCAGTTTTATTTTAAAGCCTTCTGAATTGACCCCAATAAGTGCGATTGAACTTGCTAAACTTGCATTGCAAGCTGGTATGGAGCGAGGAGCTTTTCAGGTCTTGGTTAGTGATAAGCCACAGGCGCTTGTTGAACATCTGAATAATAAACCTGCAATTAGGAAGTTAACGTTTACTGGGTCGACTCGAGTAGGTAAGTTACTTTATGCACAATGTGCAGATACCATGAAGCGAGCTTCACTGGAGCTTGGGGGTAATGCACCTTTTATTGTATTTGAAAGTGCCAATATTGAGTCTGCGATAGATGGATTAATGATTGCGAAGTTTCGTAATGCAGGGCAAACATGCATTGCTGCAAATCGTGTATTTGTTCATCGCGACATCAGAGCTAAATTTGTCGCACAACTCATACGTCGTGTTGAGTCGTTAAAAGTTGGGGCTGGGCTAGGTGCAGATTTTGACATAGGGCCGTTGATTAATGAAACCGCAAAATTAAAGGCTAAACAATTAGTCGTAGATGCCATTGAGCGCGGCGCTAAATATATTACGCAGGGAAGTGACGTGCAGCAAGAAGGCCCATTTATGTCGCCAATAATTTTGGGGAGCGTGACTCCTGATATGAATATCTATCACCATGAGATATTTGCCCCCGTTGTTACACTAATCGACTTTGATTCAGAATTTCAGGTTATGGCGATGGCGAATGAGTTGCATGCTGGGTTGGCTGCTTATTTTTATTCGACGTGCCAAAAACAAATAGCGCGTATGTCGAAAGGTCTTGATTTTGCGATGATTGGTATCAATGAAGGCGCCATTTCTAATCCAGCAGCCCCTTTTGGCGGTATGAAAGAGTCTGGCCTAGGCCGTGAAGGTGGAGCCGAAGGTATAGAGGAATATTTGGAAACCAAGTATTTTTGTCAGCGCATATAAATATTGAGTTTAATTTAAAGAATGCGTTGGTTTGCTAAAAAATAATTTTGGAACAATGCAATTTTTGCAATTACTTTAATTTTGTAAAAAAGCTATGTAGACTGCGCGTTAGTTTTCAACTTTAAATAAAAATTTAATGACAAGCGTAGATTTTCCAACTCTAGTTATACTGGCAGGTGGACTAGGTACTCGTTTTGGTGGTGGTAAACAGATAGCTGAACTACCTAAAATAGGTAGAACAATCATGGAGCTCAGTATAGAGGATGCCTACAAAGCCGGTATTCGCCATGTCGTTTTAGTTATTAATGAAACCGTCAGACCTGCAATAGAAAATGTGATCTTGCCTCGGCTACCAAAGCAACTGAAAGTAGACTTGGTTGAGCAATCAATTGAGATGGTGCCACCACGTTTTAAGGGAATGGCAATCGAACGCACTAAGCCGTGGGGAACAGGCCATGCATTGCTATGTGCAAGGCCTTTCATTGCTGGAAATGCGATAGTGATTACCGCTGACGATTACTATGGTGCAAGTGCCTATACTCAACTATTCTCACACTTTTGTAATATAGATCAAAATACTAGCGAAATGGCGATAGTAGCCTATCCTTTATCACAGACAATGTCAGAACTGGGTGGTGTGAATAGAGGTATATGCGCTTTGTCTGAAAACTACCTTACGCAAGTGCATGAGTATTTAAATATACGTCAAGCCGATGAGGGTTATATCGGTGTCTATGACAATCTAGAAACACCAATTAAAGAAAATAGCCTTGTTTCGATGACCTGTTGGGGAGTCACTCAATCACTTTTTGACAAATTAGAGTCGCAATTTAAGCTATTCTTAGAATCTCATGACAGCGATGTCAAAAAAGAGTATTATCTACCCGATTGTATTCAGCATATGATTAATTTGAACCAAACGGCTGTCCGAGTATATACCGCGAAAGACAGGTGGTTTGGTGTTACTTATAAAGAAGAATTAGATAGTGTCGCAGGAAAAATTTATGAACTACGTCACGGATGAGTTAGCCGCAAGTTTAGTTAAAAAGCCAGTTTATAGGGTTAGTATGGAATATCGTTCGATCGCCGAGCATTTGGCTGTGCAATATGGTTTGTGCGGTGAAGAAATATCAATGAAACCAATTGGCAGTGGTCACATTAATACGACTATGCTGTTAAACGATAGCGAACGTATGTTGGTAGTTCAAAAACTAAATACAACTGTATTTCCTGAACCAGATCAACTAGTGGAAAATGCACGCTTGATTGAGCAGCATTTAGTTGGCAAATCAGGAGTTGGCGCCTACGAACTGGGCATTATAAAGCATGTCCCTACACACTCAGGAAGATTCTTAGTTGAATATCAAGGTGAAGTGTGGAGAGCCCTTGAATTTATCGGAAAAAGCTATAGTGAAGATGTAGTAGATTGCGTAGTCAAAGCGCAGACAGCAGCAGGCGCATTTGGGTGTTTTGCTAAAGCATTGAACGATTTCGATGCAACGCAACTGTTTCCGGTCATCCCTGATTTTCATAATTTGGCAATGAGAATCGATAAGCTTAATCAGGTTATAGAGCAAGATCCCGTTGGTCGTGTGAGTGGCTGTTTAGCAGATATTCAATTTTGCCAATCCCAATATGAATTGGCACATGAAGTGCAGCAAACAGAAGCAAAATTACCACTACGTGTTTGTCATAACGATACGAAAATCAATAACATGTTATTTGATGCGTCTACTAATAAAGCTAAAGCTGTTATTGACTTGGATACGTGTATGCCAGGTTATTGGTTATATGATTTTGGGGATATGGTGCGTACTTTTTGCTCGCCAGAACCTGAAGATTCAACAAACCTCAGTAACGTTGTCGTGCGTGTTGAAATTTTTGAGGCAATTGTTAAAGGGTATATCGCTGAGGTTGCAGACAAACTGACTGACGTTGAACGTGAAAGCTTAATATTGGGAGCAAAAGTTATGCCTCTGATGATAGGCATACGCTTTTTGACCGATTACCTAGATGGTGACAATTATTTTGCGACAAAACATGATGCTCATAATTTAGAGAGAGCACGTAATCAATTCGCGTTGTATCAAGATATATTGCGCAAAGAGTCTCAGTTGAAAGCGTTAATAAACTGAATCAAACTAGGTGTTTAAAATTTAGCGCCTGTTGACCTTATGTCGCAGGCGTTTTTTATGCTTTTCATACAGCCAGTCCTCATATTTCGCCTTTGAAATGATGCCCTACTTAGTTATGCCATTAATGGACAGTGATTACTATTACACAGTGTAATAGCGGCTTATTGAACATCAATTAGTCGCATCTCTTTGATTCTTTATGTCGCATAAGATAGCGTTATCATCATAAAGGTATTAACTGACACAAATAGGTGTTTAAAGCGTTTTAGTTGTCCGTCATACCAAAAATAAATATAAAAATTCAAACAATAAAATAAGTTGTAATCTAGGAAACTTCATGACTCATATAAATAGAAGACATTTTCTAAAGGCTGCGGGTGTGGCCGCTGCTGCAGGTGTGGTTGCAGGCTGTGCACAGACAAATGGGCAAAGCACGATAGCAACAGGCTCAAAAGGTAAATCTGTCATTGGACTTATTGCGCCAAAAATGGAGATTGTTCGTGTTGCATTCATCGGTGTTGGCCAACGCGGTTATGGTCATGTTAAACGTATGAGTCATATTGATGGCGCTGAAATCGTTGCAATTTGTGACACTCATGAAGAAGTTTTGGAACGTTCTGCGACCTTTTTAACTGAAAAAGGATTAAAAAAACCAGCGCTATACAGCACTGGAGAGCTGGCATATAAAGATATGCTGACACGTGAAGATATTGACATTGTCATCATTTCAACGCCTTGGAAGTGGCATGCACAGATGGCCATAGACACTATGGAAAGTGGTAAGCATGCTTTTGTAGAAGTACCTCTTGCACTTACCGTGGAAGAAATGTGGCAAATCGTAGACACCGCTGAACGCACACAAAAAAATTGCATGATGATGGAAAATGTCAACTATGGTCGTGATGAGTTGATGGTCCTGAATATGGTTCGCCAAGGTATTTTTGGTGATCTGTTACATGGAGAAGCGGCTTATATTCATGAGCTAAGATGGCAAATGAAAGAGTTGGAGCATAAAACAGGCTCTTGGCGCACTGAATGGCATACTCGCAGAGATGGCAATTTATATCCGACTCACGGGTTAGGGCCTGTATCTCAGTACATGAATATTAACCGAGGTGACAGGTTTGATTACCTTACTTCGATGAGCTCTCCAGCGCTAGGTCGTGCAGCGTATGCTCAAAGGGAATTTCCTAAAGAGCATCAGCGTAATCAATGGGATTATATTTGTGGTGACATGAACACGACTATGATTAAAACGGTTAAAGGTCGCTCTATTATTGTTCAACACGATACGACAACACCACGTCCATATTCTCGTCATAACCTGATACAAGGAACTAATGGTGTGTTTGCAGGCTTTCCGAATCGGGTCGCGTTAGAGCAAGGTGGAAGAGGATCATTCCACGATTGGGATGAAGATATGGATTATTGGTATGGTAAGTATGATCACCCATTATGGGTTAAGATGGGTAAAGAGGCAGAGCGCAATGGTGGTCACGGCGGCATGGACTTCTTGATGTTTTGGCGCATGATTTATTGTTTGAGAAATGGCGAACCACTTGATCAGGATGTATACGATGGTGCGGCTTGGTCAGTTATCTCACCGCTTTCTGCGCAATCGGTAGCAAACCGAAGTGAATCGGTGTCTATCCCTGACTTTACAAGAGGTCATTGGAAAACGGCAACCCCGTTAGGCATTGTGGGAGCATAAAGAGTAAAAGCGCCAATTGGCGCTTTTTTATGTTTTAATAAAGTGAGTACAACTTATGGAACGAGCACAATGAGCAAGTTAGTTTTAATCTTATTCTTTAGTTCAGTACTTTTTGGTTGTTCGAGTGCACAGGTTGAGAAAGAAAGTATAAAGCTTGAACAGACGCTTGAGCGTTATATAAATACTTATCAAGCACGCACTGATTTTCAACGGTTTCTATCGTTTTATACAGACGATGTTGTGCTAGAAGACATGTTGTATGGCCACAAAGTAACAAGTAAGCAGCAGTTAGCAGCCTTTTTCAATTGGAATGCGCAAGACGTGATGGTACTTGATTCAAAGCTTACTTTTTCAATTGAACAAAAAATTGTTTCTATTGAAGGGCGCACAGCCTTGCTGCGCGGCACCTTTAATCCTTTTCTATACAATGGAAAGCAACTGGGCCCATGGCGCTTTACTACCGTGCTACATTTTAATGAGCAAGGTTTGATCCACTACCAGCAAGATTGGATTAACTACTACCCTAGAAGCTTTGTCGCAAATGCACCAAACTTAAACTTGAATAGGTGAAATATGTTTTTATATCTCAATTGCATGTACACTGCATGGTAATTTATTAACTCAAAAAAGTTTGGACCACTTTATGCAGCTTTCTGTTGAAATAAGTAAGTACCCACTTAACTCTGATTATATTCCATTTATAAAATCCTTTATTGAGCGCCTCAATAA
This genomic window from Pseudoalteromonas luteoviolacea contains:
- the iscR gene encoding Fe-S cluster assembly transcriptional regulator IscR, with protein sequence MKLTSKGRYAVTAMLDVALHANIGPVPLADISERQEISLSYLEQLFARLRKNGLVSSVRGPGGGYLLGRDAHTISVGDVINAVDESVDATRCHGEGGGCQSGMRCLTHTLWSDLSVRIEEFLNSISLAELVSNSDVQSVASRQDRNVSDAMKQLDNIQVSCQL
- a CDS encoding IscS subfamily cysteine desulfurase, with the protein product MKLPIYLDYAATTPVDQRVADEMMQCLTMDGNFGNPASRSHRFGWQAEELIDQARNDIADLINADPREIVFTSGATESNNLAIKGAANFYQKKGKHIITVKTEHKAVIDTCRELERQGFEVTYMDVEENGLLDLKKLEDAIREDTILISVMHVNNELGVIQDIATIGEMCRERKIMFHVDGAQSAGKVAIDMKQLKVDFMSFSGHKAYGPKGIGALYVRRKPRARLEAQMHGGGHERGMRSGTLATHQIVGMGSAFRIAKADFEKDYAHISALRQRLIDGIMDMEEVYFNGTVDQSVPGIVNISFNYVEGESLLMAVKDIAVSSGSACTSASLEPSYVLRALGRNDELAHSSIRFSIGRFTTEEEIDYTIKLIKDSIGRLREMSPLWEMFKDGIDLDSVEWAHH
- the iscU gene encoding Fe-S cluster assembly scaffold IscU — its product is MAYSDKVIDHVENPRNVGTLDKNDPNVATGMVGAPACGDVMKLQIKVSDEGVIEDAKFKTYGCGSAIASSSLVTEWVKGKTLDQAAEIKNTDITAELELPPVKIHCSILAEDAIQAAIADYKNKQAK
- the iscA gene encoding iron-sulfur cluster assembly protein IscA; translation: MAVTLTEAAANRVQTFLANRGKGLGLRVGIKTTGCSGLAYVLEFVDELSEGDEVFEEMGVKIIVDAKSLVYIDGTQLDYTKEGLNEGFKFINPNQKDECGCGESFTV
- the hscB gene encoding co-chaperone HscB; the encoded protein is MRYFELFNLPVSYIVDLTLLNQRYLELQRAVHPDKFAGKSEREKLMAVQKTSEINDALAVLKHPAKRAEYMLSEQGVDIRAEQQTLQDPAFLMQQMELREALEDIQHSSDPETEIDAFEAQIKQLDTQYSAQLAEQLVSQDTDVLEVAADNIRKLKFIYKLREELSRIEDSLFD
- the hscA gene encoding Fe-S protein assembly chaperone HscA, translated to MALLQIAEPGQSAAPHEHKLAIGIDLGTTNSLVATVQSGEARALADINGEAMLPSVVRYHAESVTVGQQAQQAAVEDPTNTLISVKRFLGKSVSEVTSRYQNLPYEFVEHQGALAVSTVAGPINPIQASAEILKSLHQRATDSFAGQEIVGSVITVPAYFDDAQRQSTKDAAEIAGLKVLRLLNEPTAAAVAYGLDSGQEGVIAVYDLGGGTFDISILRLNQGVFEVLATGGDSSLGGDDFDAVLVEHFKSTLQLSELTPQELRLLIQKAKACKEALSGYETVNVKLELRGEEHLVSVTRGQFAELVAPLVKQTLRACRRALKDAGVGKEEVLEAVMVGGSTRMPVIREAVGEFFEKEPLTSIDPDRVVAIGAAIQADILAGNKPDSDMLLLDVLPLSLGLETMGGLVEKIIPRNTTIPVARAQEFTTFKDGQTAMSLHVLQGERELVDDCRSLAKFSLKGIPAMAAGAAHIRVTFKVDADGLLSVSASEKSTGVQADIQVKPSFGLSDDQVAQMLQDSMSFAKEDMQARMLKEQQVEALRVLEALEASLATESALLNEQELNSLREAMAMLDDKRQNASDPDAIKHAIEVVDEASSEFASRRMDVSIKQALQGQSVDEV
- the fdx gene encoding ISC system 2Fe-2S type ferredoxin, whose translation is MPQIIFLPHEELCPEGAAIDAKSGDTVLDVALKNGISIPHACEKSCACTTCHVVIREGFDSMEESDELEDDMLDKAWGLEPESRLGCQAVINDEDLVVEIPKYNLNIVNEEH
- a CDS encoding NAD-dependent succinate-semialdehyde dehydrogenase, whose amino-acid sequence is MFKKGQTLHSIIDGASHSSCDLLPVYNPADGCLLANVTQINIDDADSAVEVASKCFEQLKTTTAQARSTVLYRWYQLIMDNQSRLAELVTLEQGKPIQESNAEVVYAAGYVRWFAQQAERAYGMVIPPHTPNHQITSNKQGVGIVLGITPWNFPLAMITRKVAPAYAAGCSFILKPSELTPISAIELAKLALQAGMERGAFQVLVSDKPQALVEHLNNKPAIRKLTFTGSTRVGKLLYAQCADTMKRASLELGGNAPFIVFESANIESAIDGLMIAKFRNAGQTCIAANRVFVHRDIRAKFVAQLIRRVESLKVGAGLGADFDIGPLINETAKLKAKQLVVDAIERGAKYITQGSDVQQEGPFMSPIILGSVTPDMNIYHHEIFAPVVTLIDFDSEFQVMAMANELHAGLAAYFYSTCQKQIARMSKGLDFAMIGINEGAISNPAAPFGGMKESGLGREGGAEGIEEYLETKYFCQRI
- a CDS encoding NTP transferase domain-containing protein, translating into MTSVDFPTLVILAGGLGTRFGGGKQIAELPKIGRTIMELSIEDAYKAGIRHVVLVINETVRPAIENVILPRLPKQLKVDLVEQSIEMVPPRFKGMAIERTKPWGTGHALLCARPFIAGNAIVITADDYYGASAYTQLFSHFCNIDQNTSEMAIVAYPLSQTMSELGGVNRGICALSENYLTQVHEYLNIRQADEGYIGVYDNLETPIKENSLVSMTCWGVTQSLFDKLESQFKLFLESHDSDVKKEYYLPDCIQHMINLNQTAVRVYTAKDRWFGVTYKEELDSVAGKIYELRHG
- a CDS encoding phosphotransferase enzyme family protein, whose product is MEYRSIAEHLAVQYGLCGEEISMKPIGSGHINTTMLLNDSERMLVVQKLNTTVFPEPDQLVENARLIEQHLVGKSGVGAYELGIIKHVPTHSGRFLVEYQGEVWRALEFIGKSYSEDVVDCVVKAQTAAGAFGCFAKALNDFDATQLFPVIPDFHNLAMRIDKLNQVIEQDPVGRVSGCLADIQFCQSQYELAHEVQQTEAKLPLRVCHNDTKINNMLFDASTNKAKAVIDLDTCMPGYWLYDFGDMVRTFCSPEPEDSTNLSNVVVRVEIFEAIVKGYIAEVADKLTDVERESLILGAKVMPLMIGIRFLTDYLDGDNYFATKHDAHNLERARNQFALYQDILRKESQLKALIN
- a CDS encoding Gfo/Idh/MocA family protein; this translates as MTHINRRHFLKAAGVAAAAGVVAGCAQTNGQSTIATGSKGKSVIGLIAPKMEIVRVAFIGVGQRGYGHVKRMSHIDGAEIVAICDTHEEVLERSATFLTEKGLKKPALYSTGELAYKDMLTREDIDIVIISTPWKWHAQMAIDTMESGKHAFVEVPLALTVEEMWQIVDTAERTQKNCMMMENVNYGRDELMVLNMVRQGIFGDLLHGEAAYIHELRWQMKELEHKTGSWRTEWHTRRDGNLYPTHGLGPVSQYMNINRGDRFDYLTSMSSPALGRAAYAQREFPKEHQRNQWDYICGDMNTTMIKTVKGRSIIVQHDTTTPRPYSRHNLIQGTNGVFAGFPNRVALEQGGRGSFHDWDEDMDYWYGKYDHPLWVKMGKEAERNGGHGGMDFLMFWRMIYCLRNGEPLDQDVYDGAAWSVISPLSAQSVANRSESVSIPDFTRGHWKTATPLGIVGA
- a CDS encoding nuclear transport factor 2 family protein, which translates into the protein MSKLVLILFFSSVLFGCSSAQVEKESIKLEQTLERYINTYQARTDFQRFLSFYTDDVVLEDMLYGHKVTSKQQLAAFFNWNAQDVMVLDSKLTFSIEQKIVSIEGRTALLRGTFNPFLYNGKQLGPWRFTTVLHFNEQGLIHYQQDWINYYPRSFVANAPNLNLNR